A genomic window from Salvelinus namaycush isolate Seneca chromosome 5, SaNama_1.0, whole genome shotgun sequence includes:
- the LOC120047453 gene encoding neuronal acetylcholine receptor subunit alpha-3-like, producing METNLWLRHVWNDYKLKWFPVEYDGLEFIRVPSNKIWRPDIVLYNNAVGDFLVEDKTKALLKFDGTITWIPPAIFKSSCPMDITYFPFDYQNCSMKFGSWTYDKAKIDLVLIGSKVNLKDFWESGEWEIIDAPGYKHDIKYNCCEEIYPDITYSFYIRRLPLFYTINLIIPCLLISFLTVLVFYLPSDCGEKVTLCISVLLSLTVFLLVITETIPSTSLVIPLIGEYLLFTMIFVTLSIVITVFVLNVHYRTPMTHTMPAWVRSVFLGLLPKVMLMRRPVDQGCPSSVGSGRGDGTGGGSIGGGCVGGGGARGTGKKRKNSIGGRIGGGIGGGCVQVDGGAVAAERGQVGAMNCVEYGEVQNKSKFPCKGKEVPIPTVPPVVPPPAPSEPDLPKQPRALNAPPNVNAVVAFSVVSPEIKQAIESVKYIAENMRTRNKAKEVEDDWKYVAMVIDRIFLWVFVTVCITGTLGLFLQPLIGFFT from the exons ATGGAGACCAATCTTTGGCTGAGACAT GTCTGGAATGACTACAAGCTGAAATGGTTTCCCGTTGAGTATGACGGACTTGAGTTCATTCGTGTGCCCTCCAATAAGATATGGAGGCCGGACATCGTCCTCTACAACAA TGCTGTGGGAGATTTTCTGGTTGAGGACAAAACCAAAGCTCTGCTGAAGTTTGACGGCACCATCACCTGGATCCCCCCCGCCATCTTTAAATCCTCCTGCCCCATGGACATCACCTACTTCCCCTTCGACTACCAGAACTGCTCCATGAAGTTTGGCTCCTGGACCTACGACAAGGCCAAGATCGACCTGGTGCTCATAGGGTCAAAG GTGAACCTCAAAGACTTCTGGGAGAGCGGCGAGTGGGAGATCATCGACGCACCGGGCTACAAACACGACATCAAGTACAACTGCTGTGAGGAGATCTACCCAGACATCACCTACTCCTTCTACATCAGACGCCTCCCTCTCTTCTACACCATCAACCTCATCATCCCCTGTCTCCTCATCTCCTTCCTCACCGTCCTCGTCTTCTACCTCCCCTCTGACTGTGGAGAGAAGGTGACCCTCTGTatctctgtcctcctgtccctCACTGTGTTCCTCCTGGTCATCACTGAGACCATCCCGTCTACGTCTCTGGTCATCCCCCTCATCGGGGAGTACCTCCTCTTCACCATGATCTTCGTCACCCTCTCCATCGTCATCACCGTGTTCGTGCTGAACGTCCACTACCGTACGCCCATGACTCACACCATGCCGGCCTGGGTTAGGTCTGTGTTCCTGGGGTTGCTGCCCAAGGTGATGCTCATGAGGAGGCCTGTAGACCAGGGCTGCCCCTCCTCTGtggggagtgggagaggagatggaacaGGAGGGGGGAGTATTGGAGGTGGATgtgtgggaggaggaggagcaaggGGAACGGGGAAGAAGAGGAAAAACAGCATTGGAGGACGAATAGGGGGAGGGATAGGGGGAGGGTGTGTGCAAGTGGACGGGGGTGCGGTCGCAGCCGAAAGGGGGCAGGTGGGGGCGATGAACTGTGTGGAGTACGGTGAAGTGCAAAACAAGTCGAAGTTCCCCTGTAAGGGGAAAGAGGTGCCCATCCCCACCGTGCCCCCAGTGGTTCCCCCTCCTGCCCCTTCTGAGCCGGACCTACCCAAACAGCCCCGAGCACTCAACGCCCCGCCCAACGTCAACGCAGTGGTGGCCTTCTCCGTGGTGTCACCAGAGATCAAACAGGCCATCGAGAGTGTCAAGTACATCGCTGAGAACATGAGGACACGCAACAAGGCCAAAGAG GTGGAGGATGACTGGAAGTACGTAGCCATGGTGATTGACAGGATCTTCCTGTGGGTGTTTGTGACGGTGTGTATCACTGGAACTCTGGGACTGTTCCTACAGCCTCTCATCGGCTTCTTCACATGA